A region from the Arthrobacter roseus genome encodes:
- a CDS encoding PCC domain-containing protein — protein MSSDMAGPTCRTVVARVLPNEDITDAVLRICSDNGFSTAIVRGGTGSLIGALFEPNSGGPPQKVDGPATEVVTLVGHLESNQRGRPVVHLSCTLVDKHGNVHAGRLVKGANPVSVTFELVVQEVNPVPFINESHDRAASTDALRLKEK, from the coding sequence ATGAGTTCCGATATGGCAGGCCCCACCTGTCGGACCGTAGTAGCGAGAGTGCTGCCCAACGAGGATATCACTGACGCTGTATTACGGATTTGCAGTGACAACGGCTTCAGCACGGCGATAGTCCGTGGAGGCACCGGCAGCTTGATCGGTGCTCTTTTTGAACCGAATAGCGGCGGTCCACCACAAAAGGTCGACGGTCCTGCGACTGAAGTGGTCACCCTCGTCGGTCACCTTGAGTCAAACCAACGCGGGCGGCCAGTCGTTCACTTAAGCTGCACGCTCGTCGACAAACACGGCAACGTGCATGCTGGACGGCTGGTCAAGGGCGCGAATCCAGTCTCGGTCACGTTCGAGTTGGTTGTCCAAGAAGTCAACCCGGTTCCTTTTATAAACGAATCTCACGACCGTGCAGCGTCCACAGACGCGCTAAGACTGAAGGAGAAGTAG
- a CDS encoding lipoyl domain-containing protein: MNIVLTTEFLGNETEADLVDWLVSEGQSVVKGQALCQIETSKTTNEFSSPADGRISLRVDEGDLVELDTIIAVIE; the protein is encoded by the coding sequence ATGAATATTGTCCTGACCACGGAGTTCCTAGGAAACGAGACAGAGGCGGATCTTGTTGATTGGCTCGTCAGTGAGGGCCAAAGTGTCGTCAAAGGGCAGGCGTTATGCCAGATCGAGACGTCGAAAACGACCAACGAATTTAGTTCTCCTGCTGACGGACGCATTAGTCTGCGCGTTGATGAAGGCGATCTAGTTGAGCTCGACACCATCATCGCGGTTATTGAATAG
- a CDS encoding thiamine pyrophosphate-dependent dehydrogenase E1 component subunit alpha — protein sequence MAHFDFNQQGLDGLKMMSMIRQFESRMPILSEEGLIRGSTHPSVGMEAVATGVSLALGPQDSIASNHRGHAHCLARGADPARTMAEILGRRDGYGGGKGGSMHIGVSELGILGTNGIVGAGIGLATGAALAAQIQGTDAVSVVYFGDGASNQGVMSEAFNLAAIWQLPVVFVCENNHYAQSAPIEKMIAQPDLKQRGLAYGVPSVDVDGMSLGETYTAAAEGVERARQGRGPSFIIADTYRYLGHMAGDTEIYRKKDEVEQWKAKDPIARLAAELLDAGVLTMPDWEEIQIEAVRIVQEAEEFARNSAFPDPAEATQDVYKKEVPA from the coding sequence ATGGCACATTTTGATTTCAACCAACAGGGTCTTGACGGGCTGAAGATGATGTCAATGATCCGTCAGTTTGAAAGCCGGATGCCGATTCTGTCTGAAGAAGGATTGATTCGCGGCTCAACTCACCCTTCGGTCGGCATGGAGGCGGTGGCTACCGGTGTTTCATTGGCTTTGGGGCCGCAGGACTCCATTGCGTCTAACCACCGGGGACATGCGCATTGTCTGGCACGGGGCGCGGATCCGGCCCGGACAATGGCCGAAATCCTAGGTAGACGTGACGGCTATGGGGGCGGGAAGGGCGGTTCGATGCATATTGGCGTCTCGGAACTCGGCATCCTTGGGACCAACGGCATCGTGGGAGCCGGCATAGGACTTGCGACTGGAGCTGCCCTCGCAGCGCAAATCCAGGGTACGGATGCTGTCTCTGTGGTGTATTTCGGCGACGGAGCCTCCAACCAGGGGGTAATGTCTGAGGCCTTCAACTTGGCGGCGATCTGGCAGCTTCCGGTGGTTTTCGTTTGCGAAAACAACCATTACGCACAATCTGCTCCAATCGAGAAGATGATTGCGCAGCCTGATCTTAAGCAACGCGGTTTGGCCTATGGAGTCCCATCCGTCGACGTTGATGGCATGAGCCTTGGTGAAACCTATACGGCCGCGGCTGAAGGCGTCGAGCGGGCGCGGCAGGGTCGGGGCCCTTCGTTCATCATCGCAGACACCTACCGCTACCTCGGACACATGGCGGGAGACACCGAGATATACCGGAAAAAAGACGAGGTAGAACAATGGAAGGCTAAGGACCCAATTGCCCGCCTTGCCGCGGAACTACTGGACGCCGGTGTCCTGACCATGCCGGACTGGGAAGAAATCCAGATTGAAGCGGTACGCATAGTACAGGAAGCGGAAGAGTTCGCACGGAATTCGGCTTTCCCCGATCCGGCTGAGGCTACCCAAGACGTCTATAAGAAGGAAGTTCCAGCATGA
- a CDS encoding alpha-ketoacid dehydrogenase subunit beta, whose product MNTKTLTTWRALNSALTDILRDTPEAFIMGEDITSWGTGGGIHGVTRKLAKEFGAERVRDTPISEEVLISAAVGAAMRGSRPILEIMYSDFSFLGFDGIINQAAKSRYMFGGQFDCPLVIRTNGGSGVGKAGQHSQSLETLFAHIPGLEVAVPGTPADAYGLLRTAVKSDNPTIFLEHKNTYYDKGELDFRPVPFGQARIAREGTDVTVVATQQLLTRSLVAAERLQAEHGVSAEVIDPRTLYPFDMETVLTSVRKTRHLVVAHEAVRDYGWGAEVASTVVEQAWAELDAPPVRLGGARTPIPYSEPLENAVIPGVDQVFDALREVRKAGKL is encoded by the coding sequence ATGAACACTAAAACTCTGACGACCTGGAGGGCTCTTAACTCAGCGTTGACCGATATCTTACGCGATACGCCCGAGGCCTTCATCATGGGCGAGGACATCACATCTTGGGGCACCGGTGGCGGTATTCACGGTGTGACGAGGAAATTGGCCAAAGAATTTGGCGCGGAACGTGTACGGGACACCCCGATTTCCGAGGAAGTCCTTATATCCGCCGCTGTGGGGGCAGCCATGCGTGGTAGCCGACCGATTCTCGAAATCATGTACTCAGATTTTAGCTTCCTAGGCTTCGACGGCATCATTAACCAGGCGGCGAAGAGCCGCTATATGTTCGGCGGCCAGTTTGACTGCCCACTCGTCATCCGTACCAACGGTGGTTCCGGCGTCGGCAAAGCAGGCCAGCATTCGCAATCGCTGGAGACACTGTTCGCCCATATTCCTGGTCTGGAAGTCGCGGTGCCGGGCACGCCCGCAGACGCATATGGTCTACTGCGCACTGCTGTGAAAAGCGATAATCCGACCATCTTCTTGGAACACAAAAATACCTATTACGATAAGGGTGAGCTGGATTTCCGACCAGTGCCGTTTGGCCAGGCGAGGATCGCACGGGAAGGCACTGATGTAACGGTCGTGGCAACACAGCAGTTGCTCACCCGATCTCTGGTTGCGGCGGAACGGCTCCAGGCCGAACACGGGGTCAGCGCTGAGGTTATCGACCCGCGTACCCTCTACCCGTTCGACATGGAAACTGTGCTCACGTCAGTTCGGAAAACCAGGCATCTAGTCGTGGCCCATGAAGCCGTCAGGGATTATGGGTGGGGCGCCGAAGTCGCCTCCACAGTCGTCGAACAGGCATGGGCGGAACTTGATGCGCCGCCTGTTCGCTTAGGCGGTGCACGGACGCCTATTCCTTACAGCGAACCTCTCGAGAATGCTGTGATCCCAGGAGTGGATCAGGTCTTCGATGCCCTACGCGAGGTCCGCAAAGCAGGGAAGTTATAG
- a CDS encoding SDR family NAD(P)-dependent oxidoreductase produces MTGKTVLIFGGGSGGGVINNGIAAALTYAREGARLFIADNDAVALQDGLALLRKEQPEAVVTGTEADVTDSRAVKKAVDACVAAIGAPNVLHNNVGIAPMGGPLEMTEEEWNKVLAVNLSSAFITTKHVLPHLLQTGGAIVNIASIGGMRYLGYNYPGYAASKGGLIQFTKSIALEYANRGVRANCVAPGFIETPMMYQQIAANYSSTEQMLKARNAVCPTGSMGNSFDVANAALFLASDESKYINGVCLPVDGGLVHSVPSPT; encoded by the coding sequence ATGACGGGCAAAACGGTGCTGATATTCGGCGGCGGATCCGGAGGTGGGGTAATCAATAATGGGATCGCGGCGGCCCTGACATACGCGAGAGAGGGCGCACGCCTTTTCATAGCCGATAACGACGCTGTCGCGCTCCAGGACGGTCTGGCCCTTCTACGGAAAGAGCAGCCGGAAGCGGTGGTAACGGGGACAGAGGCCGATGTCACAGACTCCAGAGCAGTTAAAAAGGCCGTCGATGCCTGCGTCGCCGCGATCGGTGCCCCAAATGTTCTGCACAACAACGTGGGTATTGCACCCATGGGGGGTCCATTGGAGATGACTGAGGAGGAATGGAATAAGGTCCTTGCGGTGAACCTTTCCAGTGCCTTCATTACCACTAAACACGTCCTGCCGCATCTGTTGCAGACAGGTGGAGCGATTGTGAACATCGCCTCAATTGGTGGAATGCGATATTTGGGCTACAATTACCCGGGTTACGCAGCTTCCAAGGGCGGACTGATCCAGTTCACCAAGAGCATTGCCTTGGAGTACGCAAACCGAGGTGTGCGAGCCAACTGCGTAGCACCTGGCTTCATAGAAACGCCTATGATGTACCAGCAGATAGCGGCGAACTATTCGTCGACTGAGCAGATGCTCAAAGCACGGAACGCAGTCTGCCCGACCGGCTCTATGGGCAATTCCTTCGATGTAGCAAATGCCGCATTATTTCTTGCATCGGACGAATCGAAGTACATCAACGGTGTGTGTCTGCCGGTCGATGGGGGACTGGTGCATTCAGTCCCAAGCCCGACTTAG
- a CDS encoding FadR/GntR family transcriptional regulator: MSRDEGTRMILGKDPISHALIRRIRGMKPGDKLASERQLAEELGVSRTALRDRAGKLQSMGILERRGRMGTFVVGLRPETISEVLTLGLMASDLTLESIVTVRMALERQAALEAASRHDHVSVAHMAVAVDMMDETNDGERLRQADMDFHRALFDASGSPALRFFSQVLSQVLAETVQSLSLSEDRVTMRKVHRDILAAVQDQEYDAVLSAIDQHFEWLDVLINNHRSDDRAHKKESEEHLDFPPGSNQLTAVAGTSKASAELAP; this comes from the coding sequence ATGAGTCGAGACGAAGGCACCAGAATGATTCTGGGCAAAGACCCCATTTCCCATGCGTTGATCAGGCGTATCAGAGGCATGAAACCGGGCGACAAGTTAGCCAGCGAACGTCAGCTAGCCGAGGAGCTCGGAGTGAGCCGAACCGCTCTTCGTGATCGCGCGGGCAAACTGCAGTCCATGGGAATCTTGGAGCGGCGGGGCCGGATGGGAACTTTCGTCGTAGGCCTCCGGCCCGAAACCATCAGTGAGGTTCTGACGTTGGGATTAATGGCGTCGGATCTCACCCTTGAATCTATAGTTACCGTGCGCATGGCGCTGGAACGTCAAGCTGCCCTCGAAGCGGCTAGCAGGCATGACCACGTTAGTGTTGCGCATATGGCCGTGGCGGTTGACATGATGGACGAAACAAACGACGGCGAGCGGCTCAGACAGGCGGACATGGACTTCCATCGTGCGCTTTTCGACGCGTCCGGATCCCCGGCACTGCGTTTCTTCTCTCAGGTTCTTTCCCAAGTGTTGGCGGAAACTGTCCAGAGTCTCAGTTTGAGTGAAGACCGAGTTACTATGCGGAAAGTCCATCGCGATATCTTGGCCGCTGTGCAAGACCAAGAATACGATGCCGTCCTCTCCGCTATCGACCAGCACTTCGAATGGCTGGACGTTCTAATCAATAATCATCGATCCGACGATCGAGCTCACAAGAAGGAATCGGAAGAGCATTTGGATTTCCCGCCGGGATCGAATCAACTAACCGCTGTGGCCGGAACTTCAAAAGCCAGCGCTGAATTAGCGCCATGA
- a CDS encoding AEC family transporter, with translation MFTEVLIKVLPLFLVVFSGYLASYWGRFRDGAAESSISAFVFYVALPALLFKIAAESDFAAGFPLAFPILILGTTAAFAGAVFVLIWFLVGRNVKSTLAVAMAASYGNVAYLGIPVIIGVLGEAGGLPAGMAQLFHNFLFMLGYPILYGLLLIRPTAGMNRWAIVNTAMRKAIFASPVFWGIGLGVLVGLTDVTVPAPVTSYIDILAGAAAPGALFAIGLSLRNAVLNFSGGELNVLPLFTAAGAKLLLLPAITAGTAMWLAPELPEPWFVALVLAAGMPTSATAFVLAQADGGDGRAAAATIVVTTAASIITLPLIAQLFIVSA, from the coding sequence ATGTTCACTGAAGTACTAATTAAAGTACTGCCTCTATTTTTGGTCGTTTTTTCCGGATACCTGGCCAGCTATTGGGGTAGGTTCCGCGACGGTGCTGCTGAGTCTTCCATTAGTGCTTTTGTTTTCTACGTTGCGCTTCCTGCGCTTCTATTTAAGATAGCAGCGGAATCAGATTTTGCTGCCGGCTTCCCCCTGGCATTCCCGATACTTATTCTTGGGACCACAGCAGCCTTTGCTGGTGCCGTCTTCGTTTTGATCTGGTTTTTGGTTGGGCGAAACGTGAAGAGCACTCTAGCTGTGGCAATGGCGGCAAGTTACGGGAATGTTGCGTACCTCGGAATTCCCGTGATTATCGGCGTCTTAGGCGAGGCAGGAGGTTTGCCAGCCGGGATGGCACAGCTGTTTCACAACTTCCTCTTCATGCTCGGATATCCCATTCTTTATGGTCTGCTGTTGATTAGACCGACAGCAGGGATGAACCGATGGGCGATAGTCAATACAGCTATGCGGAAAGCGATATTTGCCAGTCCAGTTTTTTGGGGAATCGGGTTGGGGGTTTTAGTCGGCTTGACAGATGTGACAGTACCCGCACCAGTCACTAGTTATATTGACATCCTCGCCGGGGCCGCGGCTCCAGGAGCGTTGTTTGCCATCGGCTTGAGCTTGCGAAATGCTGTTCTAAACTTTTCGGGGGGAGAATTGAATGTTCTACCTCTGTTTACTGCCGCGGGAGCAAAGCTTCTCTTGCTGCCGGCAATTACTGCCGGGACTGCGATGTGGTTAGCGCCGGAACTTCCCGAACCTTGGTTTGTCGCTCTTGTACTGGCGGCAGGAATGCCGACGTCGGCAACGGCATTCGTATTGGCACAGGCTGACGGCGGTGATGGAAGAGCGGCGGCAGCTACGATTGTTGTTACGACTGCCGCGTCCATTATAACTCTTCCATTAATCGCACAGTTATTCATTGTTAGTGCATAG